A stretch of the Pseudomonadales bacterium genome encodes the following:
- the gorA gene encoding glutathione-disulfide reductase, with protein MYDFDLIVIGAGSGGVRAARMAASQGKLANGERPKVAIIERGALGGTCVNVGCVPKKLMVYAAHVDEEMKDARDYGWQIEHQDFDWPSFIAKKNHEIARLNSIYGNLLANAGVSIIHGEASLIDAHTVSVAGEQYSADKILLAVGGTPVKPNIPGIEHAIVSDDAFYLPSLPKHMVIVGGGYIALEFACIFNALGSEVHVIYRGSQLLRAFDHDLGKGLLHQAQQQGIVFHLTEQVNHIDKLDDSLSVQLESGDCLQTEQVFYATGRAALAQQLGLDKLGVELSEQGDIVVDDQFNTAVESIYALGDAIGTPALTPVALAQAMVFVDQQYGAGRKTMDYHAIPTAIFTAPNIATVGLSEQQALAQGYTIDLYTSDFKHLKHTLTESSFRVYMKLVVDQQTGIVLGVHMIGPDAGEIIQGLALAVKCQMQKSELDSVIGIHPTAAEEFVTMRQVAYSKP; from the coding sequence ATGTATGATTTTGATTTAATCGTCATTGGCGCCGGTTCCGGCGGTGTCAGAGCTGCACGTATGGCAGCCAGCCAAGGCAAGCTAGCTAATGGTGAGCGTCCTAAGGTTGCGATCATTGAGCGCGGTGCGCTGGGTGGTACCTGTGTAAACGTTGGCTGTGTACCCAAAAAGCTGATGGTGTATGCAGCACACGTTGATGAGGAAATGAAAGATGCACGGGACTATGGCTGGCAAATTGAACACCAAGATTTTGATTGGCCTAGTTTTATCGCTAAAAAGAATCACGAAATTGCTCGCTTAAATAGCATTTATGGCAATTTATTAGCCAATGCTGGGGTCAGCATTATCCATGGAGAAGCCAGTCTGATTGATGCACATACGGTTAGCGTAGCAGGTGAGCAATACAGTGCAGATAAGATCTTGCTCGCTGTCGGTGGTACGCCAGTAAAGCCAAATATTCCAGGTATCGAGCATGCAATAGTGTCGGATGATGCTTTTTATTTACCCAGCTTGCCAAAGCATATGGTTATTGTTGGCGGGGGATATATAGCCTTAGAGTTTGCCTGTATATTCAATGCTTTAGGCTCTGAAGTTCACGTTATTTATAGAGGCTCGCAATTGCTGCGAGCATTTGATCATGATCTTGGCAAGGGTTTACTGCATCAAGCACAGCAGCAGGGTATTGTTTTTCACCTAACTGAGCAGGTAAATCATATCGACAAACTTGACGACAGCTTGTCCGTTCAGCTTGAAAGCGGTGATTGCTTGCAGACTGAACAGGTTTTTTATGCTACCGGCCGTGCGGCTCTAGCTCAGCAGCTTGGCCTTGATAAGCTTGGCGTTGAGCTCAGTGAGCAAGGTGATATTGTTGTTGATGATCAGTTTAATACTGCCGTTGAGTCAATTTATGCGCTGGGTGATGCGATAGGAACACCCGCTTTAACGCCGGTTGCTTTAGCGCAAGCAATGGTATTTGTGGATCAGCAGTATGGCGCCGGACGCAAAACGATGGACTATCACGCGATACCTACGGCTATTTTTACTGCGCCGAATATCGCTACTGTGGGTTTATCAGAGCAACAAGCTTTAGCGCAGGGTTATACTATTGACCTTTACACCAGTGATTTTAAGCATTTGAAGCACACGCTGACCGAATCAAGCTTTAGAGTGTATATGAAACTGGTTGTCGATCAGCAAACCGGCATTGTGTTGGGTGTCCACATGATTGGTCCTGATGCTGGTGAAATCATTCAAGGCTTAGCTTTGGCCGTAAAGTGTCAAATGCAAAAGTCTGAGCTAGACAGCGTGATTGGTATTCATCCGACCGCGGCAGAAGAGTTTGTGACCATGCGGCAGGTGGCATATTCAAAACCGTAA
- the crcB gene encoding fluoride efflux transporter CrcB: MISLYVSIALGGAIGACLRYFLNFQIHSLWQGHLALGTLXVNILGSLCIGFCYVYFDEKAVLPIALKPFIMTGLLGAFTTFSTFSLDTIMHIHQGQWLHALAYTLLSISGCFIATYLAIELARHF, translated from the coding sequence ATGATTAGCCTCTACGTATCGATTGCATTAGGCGGTGCTATAGGCGCTTGTTTGCGCTATTTTCTGAATTTTCAGATTCATAGCCTATGGCAGGGGCATCTTGCCTTGGGTACTTTGNTTGTGAATATCCTAGGGTCTCTGTGTATCGGTTTTTGTTATGTCTATTTTGATGAAAAAGCTGTGCTGCCAATTGCGCTAAAACCTTTTATAATGACGGGTTTATTGGGTGCTTTTACAACGTTTTCGACGTTTTCACTTGATACCATTATGCATATTCATCAGGGGCAATGGCTGCATGCTTTGGCTTATACACTGCTGAGTATTTCTGGTTGTTTCATTGCGACTTATTTAGCGATTGAGCTGGCCAGGCATTTTTAA
- a CDS encoding outer-membrane lipoprotein carrier protein LolA, translated as MLQSLFRLYFSMQGLRLCVAWIYSSARSITNAYPGKSFGMLAFMFISSAALANTAEQQVSRWSDLLESIDSITALSADFRQQTLDAEQHVIQAFDGYIAYRQPNKFIWQANAPIAQQLQSDGEFIWQYDRDLAQVIVQPYASQAENAILLAVLQAPERLKDDYHLLPVSKDVVASTHASSGRNVYLLRAKHMDVDVQAIELVFLHEPTIRLETFSFTDLLGQTTSVSLTTSTLAIDDVQFVFQVPADVDVIYE; from the coding sequence ATGTTGCAGTCACTTTTTCGTCTTTATTTTTCAATGCAGGGTTTGCGCCTATGTGTTGCTTGGATTTACTCATCGGCAAGATCGATAACAAATGCATACCCTGGCAAAAGCTTCGGCATGCTAGCATTTATGTTCATTTCCTCCGCTGCGCTGGCAAATACTGCGGAGCAACAAGTAAGTCGCTGGTCTGATCTACTCGAGTCAATAGACTCAATCACTGCCTTGAGTGCTGATTTTAGGCAGCAGACCTTAGATGCTGAGCAGCATGTCATCCAAGCATTTGACGGCTATATTGCATACCGACAGCCCAATAAATTTATTTGGCAAGCTAATGCACCCATAGCACAGCAGCTGCAGAGTGATGGTGAGTTTATTTGGCAATATGATCGTGATTTGGCGCAGGTCATTGTGCAGCCTTATGCCTCCCAAGCCGAAAATGCGATTTTACTTGCAGTTCTTCAGGCGCCCGAGCGACTAAAAGACGATTATCATTTGCTGCCAGTCAGCAAGGATGTAGTCGCTTCAACACATGCATCATCAGGGCGAAATGTCTATCTTTTGCGAGCAAAACATATGGATGTTGACGTTCAAGCGATTGAATTGGTTTTTTTGCATGAACCTACGATCAGGCTTGAAACGTTTAGTTTTACTGATTTACTTGGTCAAACAACCTCGGTGTCGCTAACGACATCAACGCTTGCGATTGATGATGTGCAGTTTGTGTTTCAAGTGCCTGCCGATGTTGATGTGATTTATGAGTGA
- a CDS encoding replication-associated recombination protein A: MSDLFQSSPEPNQHGFLPLAARLRPQRLEDYIGQSHILGDKQSLSLAIAQSQLHSLIFWGPPGSGKTSLAKLIAAQSDAFFYELSAVLAGVKEIRAAIDEAIIRRQQYQQKTVLFVDEVHRFNKAQQDAFLPHIENGNIIFFGATTENPSFELNAALLSRAKVYVLQPLNESELAQILDRALRDDESLQHQGVKIADDAKRMMLMASDGDARKLLNTLEQAADYALHYSDGMIDQAAVKHVVLQSQRRFDKQGEAFYDQISAMHKSIRGSDPDAAVYWLCRMLDGGCDPLYLARRIVRTASEDIGNADPRALEVALNAWQAQERLGSPEGHLALAQAVTYLASAAKSNAVYLAVKQAMSVIEESGSLAVPLKLRNAPTSLMQALDYGADYRYPHDEKDGFAAGESYLPEQISDQKFYHPVNRGLEIKIKQKLEHLAALNHAAQHQDNEHD; encoded by the coding sequence ATGAGTGATTTGTTTCAGTCGTCGCCTGAACCAAACCAGCATGGTTTTTTGCCGCTCGCTGCTAGGCTGCGGCCACAACGTCTAGAAGACTATATTGGTCAATCTCATATTCTCGGTGATAAACAATCGCTATCGTTAGCTATTGCTCAATCGCAGCTGCATTCGCTGATATTTTGGGGGCCGCCAGGCAGTGGTAAGACCAGCTTAGCCAAATTGATCGCGGCGCAATCAGATGCTTTTTTTTATGAACTATCAGCCGTATTAGCGGGTGTAAAAGAGATTCGTGCGGCAATTGATGAAGCCATCATACGTCGGCAGCAATACCAGCAAAAAACCGTGCTGTTTGTTGACGAGGTGCATCGATTTAATAAAGCCCAGCAAGATGCCTTCTTACCGCATATAGAAAACGGCAATATTATTTTTTTCGGCGCAACCACTGAAAACCCATCTTTTGAACTTAATGCGGCGTTATTGTCGCGCGCTAAAGTGTATGTGCTTCAGCCTTTAAATGAGAGCGAGCTTGCACAAATTCTTGATCGCGCGTTACGTGATGACGAGAGCTTACAGCATCAAGGCGTAAAAATAGCCGACGACGCTAAGCGCATGATGCTAATGGCATCAGATGGCGATGCGCGAAAATTATTAAATACGCTAGAGCAGGCCGCCGATTATGCACTGCATTATTCTGACGGTATGATTGACCAAGCGGCGGTAAAACATGTTGTGCTGCAATCGCAACGTCGTTTTGATAAGCAGGGTGAGGCGTTTTATGATCAAATTTCTGCTATGCATAAATCGATTCGGGGCTCGGATCCCGATGCTGCCGTGTATTGGCTCTGCCGGATGTTAGATGGGGGTTGTGATCCACTGTATTTAGCAAGGCGAATTGTACGCACGGCTAGTGAAGATATCGGTAATGCCGACCCAAGAGCACTTGAGGTTGCCTTAAATGCTTGGCAAGCGCAGGAGCGATTAGGCAGTCCAGAAGGACATTTGGCGCTTGCTCAAGCTGTTACCTATCTTGCCAGTGCAGCAAAAAGCAACGCGGTTTATCTGGCTGTTAAACAGGCAATGTCTGTTATTGAAGAAAGCGGCTCTTTAGCGGTGCCGCTGAAGCTTAGAAATGCCCCCACGAGCCTGATGCAAGCCTTAGATTATGGTGCAGATTACCGCTACCCGCATGATGAGAAGGATGGCTTTGCTGCTGGTGAAAGCTATTTGCCCGAGCAAATTAGCGATCAAAAGTTCTATCATCCAGTGAATCGCGGGTTGGAAATCAAAATTAAACAAAAACTCGAGCACTTAGCAGCATTAAACCATGCTGCTCAGCATCAAGATAATGAGCATGATTAG
- the cobA gene encoding uroporphyrinogen-III C-methyltransferase, with translation MKHFPIFLDLQQKHCLIFGDGAVALRKANLLHKAGAIISVVSSSCMDDMQFIVQQTGGEWIADDAAIHSLDWQAYYLIIAASSDPAFNLRIASQANAANKLVNVVEHPELSNFILPSIIDRSPITIAVSSGGAAPVLVRLLKSRIESMVPAAYGTLASFTASWRDRVKQSIPSQSLRRRFWQTILEGIVAEKVMLGKQAEAEDLLQNALLERQTKQTGEVALVGAGPGDPDLLTFKALRLLQQAEVVLYDRLVAPAIMDMVNVEASLVYVGKARSNHAVAQEQINQLLINYASAGHRVVRLKGGDPFIFGRGGEEIEGLAEHNIAFQVVPGVTAAAGCASYAGIPLTHRDYAQSVRFVTGHLKDNSCNLPWQELVSPAQTVVFYMGLMGLAQICAQLIAHGREPDTPIALIQKGTTADQKTLIATLASMPALANSHQLQAPTLIIVGEVVNLHHQLNWFSTQTESNPDV, from the coding sequence ATGAAACATTTTCCAATATTTTTAGATTTACAGCAAAAGCACTGTTTGATTTTTGGCGATGGTGCTGTTGCATTACGAAAGGCTAATCTGCTGCATAAGGCCGGTGCAATCATATCGGTAGTGTCAAGCAGCTGTATGGACGATATGCAGTTTATCGTGCAGCAGACTGGCGGTGAGTGGATTGCCGATGATGCAGCAATTCACAGCTTAGATTGGCAAGCCTATTATTTAATAATCGCGGCTTCGTCAGACCCAGCTTTTAATCTTCGCATTGCATCACAAGCCAATGCAGCCAATAAATTAGTCAATGTGGTAGAGCACCCTGAACTGAGTAATTTTATTTTACCCAGCATCATCGATCGTTCGCCGATCACTATTGCGGTTTCTTCTGGTGGTGCCGCACCTGTGTTGGTGAGATTGCTGAAATCTCGAATTGAATCGATGGTGCCTGCTGCGTATGGTACTTTAGCATCATTTACTGCGTCATGGCGCGACAGAGTGAAGCAGTCGATACCTAGCCAGTCGCTTCGTCGCCGTTTCTGGCAAACCATATTAGAAGGCATAGTCGCTGAAAAAGTCATGCTGGGTAAGCAGGCGGAGGCTGAAGACTTATTGCAAAACGCATTGCTTGAACGTCAGACCAAGCAAACTGGGGAGGTTGCATTAGTTGGTGCAGGGCCTGGAGACCCTGATTTATTGACCTTTAAAGCTCTGCGTCTTTTGCAACAGGCTGAGGTTGTGCTTTACGATAGGTTAGTGGCGCCTGCTATTATGGATATGGTGAACGTTGAGGCCAGCTTAGTTTACGTTGGCAAGGCTCGATCGAACCATGCTGTTGCACAAGAGCAAATTAATCAGTTATTAATTAATTATGCCTCCGCAGGTCATCGTGTCGTTCGTTTGAAAGGTGGTGACCCCTTTATATTCGGGCGCGGCGGTGAAGAAATTGAAGGTCTGGCAGAGCATAATATAGCTTTTCAAGTTGTTCCAGGCGTGACTGCGGCTGCTGGGTGCGCATCTTATGCGGGTATTCCGTTGACCCATCGTGATTATGCGCAGTCAGTCAGATTTGTTACTGGGCACCTCAAGGATAATAGCTGCAACCTGCCTTGGCAGGAGCTTGTCAGCCCTGCCCAGACCGTCGTTTTTTATATGGGTCTGATGGGCTTGGCACAGATTTGTGCACAACTGATCGCACATGGACGTGAGCCAGACACCCCGATAGCCCTGATTCAGAAAGGCACAACTGCTGATCAAAAGACTCTTATCGCGACGTTGGCGTCGATGCCTGCGCTTGCTAATAGCCACCAGTTACAAGCACCAACTTTGATTATTGTTGGAGAAGTGGTTAATTTACACCATCAATTAAATTGGTTTAGTACTCAGACTGAGAGCAACCCAGATGTATGA
- the serS gene encoding serine--tRNA ligase: MLDVKLLRQDIQLVAERLKIKGFSLDIEQFQALEQQRKQTDIQTQQLQAEKKSTSKQVGQLIQSGLSVDDAKAKVADSLKVIDQNLADVIEQNKTVNAALTDLLLSLPNLPDATVPAGQSEDENVEIACWGEPRSYDFPVQDHVDLGQALQGLDFNLGGKITGSRFAVMRKGIARLHRALAQYMLDTHCDQHGYEELNVPYIVNQASLTGTGQLPKFEQDLFKLDTDQNNAYYLIPTAEVPVTNLLRDVIVESKNTQGFTALPLKFAAHTACFRSEAGSSGRDVRGMIRQHQFEKIELVQAVYPEDSDAALEALTADAEAILQALELPYRKVLLCGGDLGFSAQKTYDLEVWLPSQQCYREISSCSNFGDFQARRMQARYRLADGKPQLLHTLNGSGLAVGRTLLAVMENHQCADGRIAVPKVLQAYMQGISHIG, from the coding sequence ATGTTAGACGTAAAACTGCTCCGTCAAGATATTCAATTAGTGGCAGAACGGCTTAAAATTAAAGGCTTTTCACTAGATATTGAGCAATTTCAGGCTTTAGAGCAACAGCGCAAACAAACCGACATACAAACCCAGCAGCTGCAGGCTGAAAAAAAATCTACCTCTAAACAAGTGGGCCAGCTTATTCAGTCAGGCCTGTCGGTTGACGACGCTAAGGCAAAAGTTGCCGATAGTTTAAAGGTCATCGATCAAAATCTAGCTGACGTGATTGAGCAAAACAAAACAGTTAATGCAGCATTAACAGATCTGCTATTGAGTCTGCCGAATTTACCTGATGCAACTGTGCCTGCGGGGCAGTCAGAAGACGAGAATGTTGAAATAGCCTGTTGGGGAGAGCCACGATCTTATGATTTTCCTGTGCAAGACCATGTTGATCTTGGCCAAGCACTGCAGGGCTTGGATTTCAACTTAGGTGGCAAGATTACCGGATCTCGCTTTGCTGTGATGCGAAAGGGCATTGCTCGCCTGCATCGCGCATTAGCCCAGTATATGTTGGATACTCACTGTGACCAACACGGTTATGAAGAATTAAATGTGCCCTATATTGTTAACCAGGCATCGCTAACCGGAACGGGCCAGCTACCCAAGTTTGAGCAAGATTTATTTAAACTTGATACTGATCAAAACAATGCTTATTACTTAATTCCAACCGCTGAAGTACCGGTCACTAATCTGCTGCGTGATGTGATTGTCGAGTCAAAGAATACACAAGGCTTTACTGCACTGCCGTTAAAGTTTGCCGCGCATACTGCCTGCTTTCGCTCAGAAGCTGGTAGCTCGGGTCGTGATGTGCGCGGCATGATTCGCCAGCATCAATTTGAGAAAATTGAATTAGTGCAGGCGGTGTATCCTGAAGATTCAGATGCTGCTTTGGAGGCATTGACCGCGGACGCCGAAGCTATCTTGCAGGCGCTGGAATTACCGTATCGAAAAGTACTGTTATGCGGCGGTGACCTCGGTTTTTCTGCCCAAAAAACCTATGATTTAGAGGTTTGGTTGCCGTCTCAGCAGTGTTACCGAGAAATTTCATCTTGCTCGAACTTTGGCGATTTTCAAGCACGTCGCATGCAGGCGCGTTATCGTTTAGCTGACGGCAAGCCGCAGTTGCTGCACACATTAAACGGATCAGGCTTAGCAGTTGGTAGAACGCTGTTGGCAGTGATGGAAAATCATCAGTGTGCGGATGGTCGTATTGCCGTACCGAAAGTCTTACAAGCTTATATGCAAGGCATCAGCCATATTGGCTAA